The genomic region AAGGATCGAGTGAAGTAGTCACAGGatgcaaaaattataaataatatatattaatattcattaataaaattGCTATAAATACTTTGATGGGACTAAAATAAATTTAccatataaataatgtaaaatattaaatattaataaatagatttggactttaaaattcaaatattgaAGGCAAGATCTTCAGTTTTTTGGTGCTCTCCGGCCTCGCAACtgaatttgacttcttttccGCTTTTTTAGGCTTACACTTGATGTCAAATCCTCTATCACCTTGAAGAGTTCACTTATAGCTTTCTGCTGGACCCTCAGATCATTCacctattgaaaaaaaaaaaacagaaaacttcaTCTCAGACATTTAAGTCATCAAGATAAATTGCTATTGCTGTcatgttttctaaaaaaatagaagttactttaaaacaatatatttactaCTATACCTTAATAAGCAGTGATGATTTCTTTAATTAAACCTtactattatatataagtatCCAATGAGTTACTATTGGTCAATAATTCCCTAGTTTCATGTGTAAGAAGGATCTTGAGACCTAATGGAGAAACCAGGGGCCCACATTCTTGAGCTCAAAGAAAACCCAACTTTTGTATGGTCACTCAGCATCTCTCCCTGGTGATAACCCAACAAAGCTTGAGGACCACTTATATAACTCTAGAGTTTTGTAAATAAGTCTAAGATAAATGaatactatgatttttatttcctcagaCCAGGACAACTTAATCATTCACATAATGGGATTAAAATAAACatcaatcatatttatttatatgacaaTCATCTATTTAAATTTATGCTTAATAAAGTAAATAGCATATTCTTTCATTCTAGCTCTGCCCTTAAGTAGTGCTATAACTCTGCTGCTGCCTTATCATATTTTGAGAATAATAGTGGTATCCTAGACTACAGAACTAATATTTAAAAGGCAGTACATGCTCTAGGTATGTTATTGATTAAGCAAAAGAGAACAATGGCTGAGAGTTTACTCAAGTTTGCAAGATGCATGGCAAAAAGGAATAAGAAGAGTTTTTAGAGGTCCAATTATAGCAGAGTAGAAAAAGTTTCTACCAGAAGCATGGAAGAATGGAATAAACTGGGTTTTATAGGTCTTTTTTGCGGTCtgtcatagaaaaaaattctatggaTATGTTTTGCAAATGACAAATTTTACTTTCCAGTGTCTGAAGCGCCAATGAGAAATATAGAGACCCATCCAGGACTGAATAGCAAATCAGAGGCATCACTGGGTTAGGAATAAATGTTCGGTTTTCTTTTTCCAGTAGGTAGACTGGTCCATGGCAATCCACTAAACATTGAAAAACACTATCAATGGAAATTGGTAGCAGCTATGAAAGTTTTTTTAAGCCACTGTTGCACTATTTATTGTCTGTAGTGGAGACATAGAAATTCTCAAGAGTATGCATGTATGTTTTTAGTTCCTGGCACCTTAGACAAGAGGAATGGAGTTAGACCCTGAAATAGAAAGAGCAAGGCATAGATATTGAGAGAACAGCTCAAAAGAGATCTCTTCCATTTTCGCCCAAGTTTGTTTATATTCAAGCCAAAACCAAGGGGGACTTTGTCTCCAGGGCACAATTTTGGGGAAAGAAACATTGCCTTTATGCTTCAAAGTTAGTTTTGAAACTTTCAGCTTCTAAAAATTAGAACTTAAAGAATTAAGATAGTTTCATGAGATAAAGTTGGTAGCTTAAGGATTTCTCCAACTAACTTAATCTAGCTAGCAATGTTACTAGAACCCATTATTTCATAAGCTATCAATTCCATCCCTTTTTATTGCCAAAAATGAATGCTTTTGACCTGACTTGGGTTATACAGTAAAGTCTAGTTACAGTGAACCAACAGGGTGGCCCTATTGTCACTGAGAAGGCCATAGCTTTTGGCCACATCATTTTCACATTTAGAGCATGTCACTGTCACATTTTCTAACAAAGGACACAAGAATTACACAACAGGGTTCTTTAAATGAGGAAACTAAACCCCAACCACACCTGTGATTCATCAGAGGTGTCACTTTTCCTTGGTAGCCAAACTTGGAGGAGTACAAATGTCCCCACCTCCACCATTCTTTCCACCAAGACCTGCAGCCTCTCATCCAGAGAGAGAGCATTTCCTTCACACAAACAAGGCCCAATGAGAGAACTACTTCTCAATGCTGAGCTCCGTTTTCTCACTACTTCCTCTTTACTGAATTTGTCCATACATCagtcattgtaaaaaaaaaaaaaaaaaagcattataacAGTCATAATGCTTCTCAATCACAAATCAAAATAATTCTATGTTGACCTTGTAAGGTCACCCAAGACATAAACAGAATTAGTAGAGTGAGTTTTGGTTGTAATACTGAGTTTTggttgtaatacattttaaatagctTCAACAACTAAGCCCAGTAGCATATCTCAACTTCCTGGATATTTAGTGCTTGATAGAAGTCTCTGCAATGaaaccaaagaaagaatagagaacaCCCTTACCGGAATGTCAATCAGCTTTTGAAAGTCGTTCATTTTCTCCTGGCTGCCATTGAAGAACTTTACAAATAGTTCTTCTTTGATGACATCCATGCTTCTCTGGATCATATGGTTGTTTGTAAAGTTTTCAAAGAGTTTGAAGTAGAAGGAGACAATCTggctttgaattaattttttgtcaccctccttgggaaaaagagaacaaagaaatatttatgagAAATTATCCAgcataaaataagcaaacaaaaaaatttaaatagaaacatTCCATTTACCTCTTTCCACTTCTTCAGAATATCTGAGAAAAGAGATCCACCACCATCAGCTACATGTGAACCAGTTGCATTCtgtaaaaaaagaatgaaaaaaatgatttataattaATTCCTAAAGTGTCCTAAATTATGATTTAAGTTTTGTTGAATTCAGATTCTGAAACTCTTCACTGATACTCTTTCCACCCCTTTCATTTAGTTCtaacaataatatttaataaaaggtaTATTGGGTATCATCAGACACCATTATATTTTAGCTTGTTTATTTCTAGTATAATTTTTAGAATTACAAATGAACCCAAGATAAATGATGATACTTCAATTTTCTTTACTAGAAATATCTGTAGAAAGGAAAAACCACATGATTTCAGACTAGTTTAAAACAAACCAGCCGTCAGACAT from Suncus etruscus isolate mSunEtr1 chromosome 11, mSunEtr1.pri.cur, whole genome shotgun sequence harbors:
- the IFNG gene encoding interferon gamma, translating into MNYTGFILALQLCMILGFPTADRQSIILEETEKLKEYFNATGSHVADGGGSLFSDILKKWKEEGDKKLIQSQIVSFYFKLFENFTNNHMIQRSMDVIKEELFVKFFNGSQEKMNDFQKLIDIPVNDLRVQQKAISELFKVIEDLTSSVSLKKRKRSQIQLRGRRAPKN